A window of the Proteus terrae subsp. cibarius genome harbors these coding sequences:
- a CDS encoding fimbrial biogenesis chaperone, with amino-acid sequence MKKIIMLIAVFFLSYSTASYSSVTMLKTRIVYSSDSRFEVLKFMNNDEIPYIMQIWADKDNPNSTPDDADAPFIIQPPVFRIDPKTGRDARLIYTGEGLPQDKESIFYLNVAQIPPKDLNKDIKEGNSFTVIVHHRLKIFYRPTAIVSQLNNIEKQISFLKESNGNIKVKNDSPFFVSFAQLEATNASGQKSAFKSTMVSPLSTEILTAENGEKLSFSPDKITYKYLNDLGGQNSATDLIH; translated from the coding sequence ATGAAAAAAATAATAATGTTAATTGCCGTATTTTTTTTAAGTTATAGCACAGCATCGTATTCTAGTGTCACTATGCTAAAAACACGTATTGTTTATTCATCGGATTCACGCTTTGAAGTTTTAAAATTTATGAATAACGATGAAATTCCTTACATTATGCAAATATGGGCGGATAAAGATAATCCTAATTCGACTCCAGATGATGCAGATGCTCCTTTTATTATTCAGCCTCCTGTCTTTCGTATCGACCCTAAAACAGGGAGAGATGCACGATTAATTTATACGGGTGAAGGGTTACCACAAGATAAAGAATCTATTTTCTATTTAAATGTGGCACAAATTCCTCCTAAAGATTTGAATAAAGATATAAAAGAAGGAAATAGCTTTACGGTTATTGTGCATCATCGATTAAAAATATTCTATCGTCCAACAGCGATTGTCTCTCAGCTAAATAATATCGAGAAACAAATATCATTCTTAAAAGAAAGTAATGGCAATATAAAAGTTAAAAACGACTCACCTTTCTTTGTGTCATTTGCACAACTTGAAGCTACGAATGCGTCAGGACAAAAATCTGCATTTAAATCAACTATGGTATCTCCATTATCAACAGAAATATTAACCGCTGAAAATGGAGAAAAACTTTCATTTTCACCCGATAAAATAACCTATAAATACCTTAATGATCTAGGTGGGCAAAACAGCGCAACAGATTTAATTCATTAA
- the putP gene encoding sodium/proline symporter PutP, with amino-acid sequence MALTSPMLITFTIYILGMLFIGYLAYRSTKNFDDYILGGRRLGSVVTALSAGASDMSGWLLMGLPGVVFFAGISESWIAIGLCLGAWLNWRLVAGRLRLQTEKNNNALTLPDYLTSRFDDKSKMLRIISALVILTFFTIYCASGVVAGGMLFESTFHIPYHEAMIYGALATIAYTFLGGFLAVSWTDTVQATLMIFALILTPIIVIFSVGGIDTSIAIIKAKDPSYLDMFKGLDFIAIISLLAWGLGYFGQPHILARFMAADSNQTIRKARRIGMTWMILCLGGTVAVGFFGIAYFEMNPAQAGAVTAKNERIFMELASLLFNPWIAGILLSAILAAVMSTLSCQLLVCASALTEDLYKPFIRKNASQKELVWVGRGMVLLIAIIAIFLARDPNNKVLDLVSNAWAGFGAAFGPVILISVLWKRMTRNGAFAGMLIGALTVLVWMQYKWFGLYEIIPGFIFASIAIVVVSLMGKEPSKENQQRFNEAETQYRNT; translated from the coding sequence ATGGCTCTAACTTCGCCAATGCTAATTACATTTACGATCTATATCTTGGGTATGCTTTTTATTGGCTACCTCGCTTATCGTTCAACAAAAAACTTTGATGATTATATTCTAGGTGGCCGGCGACTGGGCAGTGTAGTAACTGCGTTGTCAGCGGGTGCTTCAGATATGAGTGGCTGGCTATTAATGGGATTACCTGGCGTGGTATTTTTCGCAGGTATTTCAGAAAGTTGGATAGCTATTGGGCTCTGTTTAGGCGCATGGCTAAACTGGCGTTTAGTTGCTGGGCGTTTACGTTTGCAAACCGAAAAAAACAATAATGCATTAACGTTGCCTGATTATCTAACATCGCGTTTTGATGATAAAAGCAAAATGCTACGTATCATTTCAGCGTTAGTTATTCTTACCTTCTTTACTATTTATTGTGCTTCTGGCGTGGTTGCTGGTGGAATGCTGTTTGAATCTACATTCCATATTCCTTATCACGAAGCGATGATTTATGGTGCCCTTGCAACTATTGCATACACCTTTTTAGGTGGCTTTCTTGCGGTAAGTTGGACAGATACCGTTCAAGCGACTTTAATGATTTTTGCTCTGATCCTGACACCTATTATCGTTATATTCTCAGTGGGTGGTATTGATACTTCTATTGCTATTATTAAAGCAAAAGATCCATCTTATTTGGATATGTTCAAGGGCCTTGATTTTATCGCCATTATTTCGTTATTAGCATGGGGATTAGGCTATTTTGGACAACCTCATATCCTTGCACGTTTTATGGCGGCTGACTCTAACCAAACTATTCGCAAAGCACGTCGTATTGGTATGACGTGGATGATCCTCTGTTTAGGGGGAACGGTTGCAGTTGGATTCTTTGGTATTGCTTACTTTGAAATGAATCCAGCACAAGCAGGGGCTGTTACCGCTAAAAATGAACGTATTTTTATGGAATTAGCTTCACTACTCTTTAATCCATGGATCGCGGGTATTTTATTGTCTGCAATTCTTGCCGCGGTAATGAGTACATTAAGCTGTCAATTATTAGTCTGTGCAAGTGCGTTAACTGAAGATTTATATAAACCCTTTATTCGTAAAAATGCGAGCCAAAAAGAGCTAGTGTGGGTAGGACGTGGCATGGTGTTATTAATTGCAATTATCGCAATCTTCTTAGCACGTGATCCAAACAATAAAGTGCTTGATTTAGTCAGTAACGCTTGGGCCGGTTTTGGTGCCGCCTTTGGTCCTGTGATCCTCATTTCTGTTTTGTGGAAGCGCATGACCCGTAATGGTGCATTTGCTGGAATGTTGATTGGCGCTTTAACCGTGTTGGTGTGGATGCAATATAAATGGTTTGGGTTATACGAAATCATTCCTGGTTTTATCTTTGCCTCTATCGCTATCGTTGTGGTTAGTTTAATGGGTAAAGAACCAAGTAAAGAGAACCAGCAACGCTTTAATGAAGCTGAAACTCAATATCGTAATACATAA
- a CDS encoding fimbrial protein — translation MNKMLLAAMIAGIFSSTVYAASDNTIRFQGEVSDETCTVTVNGNSALPVVLLPTVPVTALDTAGKTAGQTPFTIAVSGCTGSKPTDTNIKTIFIANNLTTEGRIGNTAANNNVSLEIIDPAKTGTKIDLTGVGNEGLVLKANEKSASYDYAVRYYADDVATAGKVEGSVQYSISYQ, via the coding sequence ATGAATAAAATGCTTCTTGCTGCGATGATCGCAGGTATTTTTTCATCAACAGTTTATGCGGCTTCTGATAATACCATTCGTTTTCAAGGCGAAGTTTCTGATGAAACTTGTACTGTAACTGTTAATGGTAATTCAGCACTTCCAGTTGTTTTATTACCAACAGTACCCGTAACTGCATTAGATACAGCGGGTAAAACAGCAGGTCAAACACCATTTACAATCGCAGTGAGTGGTTGTACAGGTTCTAAACCAACAGATACAAATATTAAAACTATTTTTATTGCTAATAATCTGACAACAGAAGGCCGTATTGGTAATACTGCGGCAAATAACAATGTTAGCTTAGAAATTATTGATCCTGCAAAAACAGGCACCAAAATTGATTTAACAGGTGTAGGTAACGAAGGTTTAGTATTAAAAGCAAACGAAAAATCAGCATCTTATGATTATGCTGTGCGTTATTATGCAGATGATGTTGCAACAGCTGGTAAAGTAGAAGGTAGCGTGCAGTACTCTATCTCTTATCAATAA
- a CDS encoding fimbria/pilus outer membrane usher protein produces the protein MKFIEKSIAQLNKRIKVVFIIGSFSLFIQSMPSAFADDYEFDPSLLLGSKNNININQLHDSNYVDPGDYDVDIYINNRFLERKTVSFQLNDKGKVIPCFDQQQIDEMGILLDNESNQDNGQCLVLNQINKNIVDSFDASNFRIMIAVPQILLKRRPQGYVNEDDLDAGNTMLFTNYSGNYYKNKSNGQTSDYGFGSINMGVNLGTWQFRQQASYSYNSSKSGSNSEFNWIRTYLQKPLLTLKSMLVVGDIYTTGAQFSSLAFKGIQLMSDERMLPDSQKGYAPVIRGIATTTARVVIKQNGIEIYQTTVSPGQFEIDDLYPTSYEGDLLVEINESNGKVSSFTVPFTALPESVRAGRFKYNFTAGEVNNFGSENSYFSDVALQYGMNNTVTLNTGVRVGHQYQAVFVGSVIATKLGAIGFNSAFSNADVGGKNYQGGRLGISYSRTFSPTNTVITLAGYKYSTENFREYNDVLGLRKSASNDMEWNSSSYNQESQFTLSVNQSLDKWGQLYISGSISNYYGNKGHDAQYQIGYSNTYKDIAYSLAYSRQKTGQMTANNTFTPITTDPISEDMVMLSVSMPLGRSDYSPMLSLSSSHSSDDSSYQTNLSGLLGEDKTLSYSVNADYDTQNRAVGSGLHLIKQLPFTTLSGSISNGKHYTQGSVGIQGALVAHSGGVTLGPRISDSFALVEAKGASGASVSNGMGARIDPFGYAIVPSLVPYQYNNVSLDGKNIRNNNIELLENTKQIAPYSGSSTKIVFKTQVGYPVLISVKPANSLALGENVYDKDRHIVGMVGQSNQIYVRVENKKGTLTVGKDEDSCQIDYSIPEEKEADKLILLSGQCL, from the coding sequence ATGAAATTCATAGAAAAAAGCATAGCGCAATTAAATAAGAGAATAAAAGTCGTATTTATAATCGGCTCATTTTCTCTATTTATTCAATCAATGCCTTCTGCATTCGCTGATGATTATGAATTTGATCCTTCTCTATTATTAGGTAGCAAGAATAATATCAACATTAATCAGCTTCACGATAGTAATTATGTGGATCCTGGTGATTACGATGTTGATATCTATATTAATAATCGTTTTCTTGAAAGAAAAACAGTGAGTTTTCAATTAAATGATAAAGGTAAAGTGATACCGTGTTTTGATCAACAACAGATTGATGAAATGGGTATTTTGCTTGATAACGAGAGCAACCAAGATAATGGTCAATGTTTAGTATTAAACCAGATCAATAAAAATATTGTAGATTCGTTTGATGCTTCTAACTTTAGAATAATGATTGCAGTGCCTCAAATCTTATTAAAACGAAGACCACAAGGCTATGTTAATGAAGACGATTTAGATGCAGGCAACACTATGTTGTTCACCAATTATTCTGGTAACTACTATAAGAATAAATCGAACGGACAAACTTCAGACTATGGTTTTGGTAGTATCAACATGGGTGTAAATCTGGGAACTTGGCAATTTCGCCAACAGGCGTCTTACTCTTATAACTCATCGAAATCGGGAAGTAATAGTGAATTTAATTGGATAAGAACTTATCTACAAAAACCTTTATTGACATTAAAGTCGATGTTAGTTGTTGGCGATATCTATACAACAGGTGCACAATTTTCAAGTCTGGCCTTTAAAGGCATTCAATTAATGTCTGATGAAAGAATGTTGCCAGATTCTCAAAAAGGCTATGCGCCTGTTATTCGTGGAATTGCGACGACTACTGCTCGTGTGGTGATAAAGCAAAATGGTATTGAAATTTATCAAACGACAGTATCACCAGGGCAATTTGAAATAGATGACCTTTATCCAACCAGTTATGAAGGGGATTTATTAGTTGAGATTAACGAGAGTAATGGCAAAGTTTCTTCTTTCACTGTGCCATTCACTGCATTACCTGAGTCAGTAAGGGCAGGCCGCTTTAAATATAACTTTACCGCGGGTGAAGTGAATAATTTCGGTTCAGAAAATAGTTATTTTTCAGATGTCGCCTTGCAATATGGCATGAATAACACTGTAACGTTAAATACTGGGGTGCGTGTAGGACATCAGTATCAGGCAGTATTTGTCGGTTCTGTTATTGCCACAAAATTAGGAGCAATAGGTTTTAATTCGGCATTTTCAAATGCTGATGTGGGTGGCAAAAATTATCAAGGTGGGCGTTTAGGTATTAGTTATAGCCGTACTTTTAGCCCAACAAATACCGTTATTACACTTGCAGGCTATAAATATTCAACAGAGAATTTCCGCGAATATAATGATGTCTTGGGGTTAAGAAAAAGTGCAAGTAATGACATGGAATGGAATTCCAGCAGTTATAACCAAGAAAGCCAGTTTACACTTAGTGTTAATCAGTCTCTTGATAAGTGGGGACAACTTTATATTTCAGGCTCTATCAGTAACTATTATGGTAATAAAGGGCATGATGCTCAGTATCAAATTGGTTATTCAAATACCTATAAAGATATAGCTTATAGTCTTGCCTATAGCCGCCAAAAAACGGGTCAAATGACAGCGAATAATACCTTCACACCAATAACAACGGATCCGATATCAGAAGATATGGTGATGTTATCTGTTTCTATGCCATTAGGACGTTCTGATTATTCACCAATGCTATCGTTATCTTCTAGCCATTCTAGTGATGATTCGAGTTATCAAACGAATTTATCAGGGCTTTTAGGAGAAGATAAAACACTTTCTTATAGTGTAAATGCAGATTACGACACACAAAATAGAGCGGTAGGCAGTGGTTTGCATTTAATCAAACAGCTTCCTTTTACCACGTTATCAGGCAGTATCTCTAATGGTAAACATTACACTCAAGGTAGTGTTGGTATTCAAGGTGCGTTAGTTGCACACAGTGGAGGGGTAACGTTAGGGCCTCGTATTAGTGATTCTTTTGCTTTAGTCGAAGCAAAAGGTGCAAGTGGCGCGAGTGTGAGTAATGGTATGGGAGCACGCATAGATCCCTTTGGTTATGCCATAGTGCCATCTCTTGTCCCTTACCAATATAATAATGTTAGTTTGGATGGGAAAAATATTAGGAATAATAATATTGAGTTATTAGAAAATACTAAGCAAATAGCGCCATATTCAGGTTCTAGTACTAAAATCGTCTTTAAAACCCAAGTCGGATATCCTGTATTGATTTCGGTTAAGCCTGCAAATTCATTGGCATTAGGTGAAAATGTCTATGATAAAGATAGACATATTGTTGGCATGGTGGGACAAAGTAATCAGATTTATGTCAGAGTTGAAAATAAAAAAGGGACACTAACTGTCGGTAAAGATGAAGATAGTTGCCAAATCGATTACTCAATACCAGAAGAAAAAGAAGCCGATAAACTCATTTTATTATCAGGTCAATGTTTATGA
- a CDS encoding DUF6386 family protein: MSNVFSFMTDTATLAIFDLQAIRHRKSDTADWWSIPDDELEEMNKGKIAFIGLGNDGFYTINLCDNIEEPDVKINISCPSGKVFIGAGEDTTGGDLEPDDPLYRSGDIISLPIGNYKISLKKAANIVFISITPSKAKANNFENILRLD, from the coding sequence ATGTCAAACGTGTTTTCTTTTATGACTGATACAGCAACTCTGGCCATTTTTGATTTACAAGCGATCCGACATAGAAAATCAGATACAGCAGATTGGTGGAGCATACCAGATGATGAGTTAGAGGAAATGAACAAGGGTAAGATTGCATTTATTGGGTTAGGTAATGATGGCTTTTACACAATAAATCTATGCGACAACATCGAAGAGCCTGATGTAAAAATAAATATAAGCTGTCCATCGGGTAAAGTCTTTATTGGTGCGGGAGAGGACACTACTGGCGGTGATTTAGAGCCAGATGATCCACTGTATCGTTCTGGTGATATTATCTCGTTACCAATAGGAAATTATAAGATTTCATTAAAAAAGGCAGCAAATATTGTTTTTATTTCTATCACTCCAAGCAAAGCGAAAGCAAATAATTTTGAGAATATTTTACGTTTAGATTAA
- a CDS encoding fimbrial biogenesis chaperone, whose product MKRISIFILLLCFSFIAKANLALDGSRVVLYHSDREASLNIKNDGEFPVVVQTWVDDGNPENTPETITDVSALSLPPVLQLKPSESQQVRVINKFTNTDKEKETLYWLNLYEIMPKPANKKYDEGLINVVVRLQVKVFYRPDDLVMAISDVSSALIFTKSDKQLTIENPTPFYVTIKSASSENDPNILIPMIAPFSKQQTNLVDSRINTINYVLIDDFGGEFKDKKEIK is encoded by the coding sequence ATGAAAAGGATCAGTATTTTTATTCTGTTACTGTGTTTTTCGTTTATCGCCAAAGCGAATTTAGCATTAGATGGTTCAAGAGTGGTGCTTTATCACTCAGACAGAGAAGCATCATTAAATATAAAAAATGATGGCGAGTTTCCAGTGGTGGTTCAAACATGGGTTGATGATGGTAACCCAGAAAATACCCCAGAAACCATAACCGATGTTTCCGCTTTATCACTACCACCAGTTTTACAATTAAAACCTAGTGAATCACAACAGGTACGAGTGATTAATAAATTTACCAATACAGATAAAGAGAAAGAAACACTTTATTGGCTGAATTTATATGAAATCATGCCTAAGCCAGCGAATAAAAAATATGATGAAGGTTTAATTAATGTCGTCGTTAGATTACAAGTAAAAGTATTTTATCGCCCTGATGATTTAGTTATGGCGATTTCCGATGTCAGTAGCGCTCTTATTTTTACGAAATCAGATAAACAGTTAACAATTGAAAACCCGACACCTTTTTATGTCACCATTAAATCAGCATCAAGTGAAAATGATCCTAATATTCTTATTCCTATGATAGCGCCATTTTCCAAACAGCAAACCAACCTAGTAGATAGTAGAATAAATACCATTAACTATGTTTTGATTGATGATTTTGGCGGGGAATTTAAAGATAAAAAAGAGATAAAATAG
- a CDS encoding fimbrial protein, translating into MKLNRCLLSCQSSILLALMLFPSLALATCYKITTTTTNPNSSYYTEPGKGSAKSWAGARDDSGSMGSTPKVINVNNDHFQVPGTLVASGFVSFFEAGYEVYDPEQILFRCTADEEGKLREFYSTNGDYSYGGKNLVNPALGLNDTYISLARGLGIRIKNTITGEYYSRYWKSRALDNLERDSLGWILVKAKNFSNMEVELFKINYERTSDMPPAQSSSGLITFINQPAGYIAFQSSNFSYLLKDGSDHATNYHGFYAYWPAAVNMSRRIYIRNASTCFVRNVTPYVSFPLVTINELASGKKVTLPITIDFYCQLTSPASDGMSNISSGTGAGQTAMGFLPRPANVNKAIELGLTVPNGAAITHLVTDGYGTDSNMAKGVGVRIYRPSGGALNLLSTLANEGQGEGYGWYPVYDDANSVSFNNGIADLTKTLYASLEALPREKITAGKFNATLQVIIQVQ; encoded by the coding sequence ATGAAATTAAATCGCTGTTTACTTTCTTGTCAGTCCTCTATTTTATTGGCGTTGATGCTATTTCCTTCTTTAGCTTTAGCAACATGTTATAAAATAACAACCACGACGACGAATCCCAATAGTTCGTATTATACCGAACCCGGCAAAGGTTCAGCGAAAAGTTGGGCTGGTGCAAGAGATGATTCTGGCTCAATGGGAAGTACGCCAAAAGTAATTAATGTCAATAACGACCATTTTCAAGTTCCGGGTACATTAGTGGCAAGTGGTTTTGTTTCTTTTTTTGAGGCTGGTTATGAAGTATATGATCCTGAACAAATATTATTTCGTTGCACCGCCGATGAAGAGGGTAAATTAAGAGAGTTTTACTCAACTAATGGCGACTATAGCTATGGTGGCAAAAATTTAGTTAATCCTGCATTAGGCTTAAATGATACTTATATTAGTCTGGCAAGAGGATTAGGTATTCGCATTAAAAACACCATTACAGGCGAATATTACAGTCGCTATTGGAAATCTCGTGCTTTAGATAATTTAGAAAGAGATAGTCTAGGATGGATCTTAGTAAAAGCAAAAAACTTTTCTAATATGGAAGTCGAGTTATTTAAGATTAACTATGAAAGAACAAGTGATATGCCACCTGCACAATCAAGTAGTGGCTTAATTACTTTTATTAACCAACCGGCAGGTTATATTGCTTTTCAAAGTTCTAATTTCTCTTATTTATTAAAAGATGGTTCAGATCACGCGACAAACTATCATGGCTTTTATGCTTATTGGCCTGCGGCTGTAAATATGTCTCGCCGTATTTATATTCGTAATGCATCCACTTGTTTTGTGCGAAATGTTACGCCTTATGTTTCATTCCCATTGGTCACTATTAATGAGTTAGCTAGTGGTAAAAAAGTGACTTTACCTATTACGATTGATTTTTATTGCCAATTAACATCACCAGCGAGTGATGGCATGAGCAATATTTCTAGTGGAACGGGAGCAGGACAAACTGCAATGGGATTTTTACCCAGACCAGCGAATGTCAATAAGGCAATTGAATTAGGATTAACAGTACCTAATGGTGCCGCAATTACCCATTTAGTGACAGACGGTTATGGTACTGACTCAAATATGGCAAAAGGGGTTGGTGTAAGAATATATCGCCCATCAGGTGGAGCATTAAATTTATTATCAACATTAGCTAATGAAGGACAAGGTGAGGGCTACGGTTGGTATCCTGTTTATGATGATGCTAATTCAGTCTCATTTAATAATGGTATTGCCGATTTAACTAAAACATTATATGCCTCATTAGAAGCGTTACCGAGAGAGAAAATAACTGCAGGTAAATTTAATGCGACATTACAAGTGATTATACAGGTGCAATAA
- the cycA gene encoding D-serine/D-alanine/glycine transporter has translation MEDQTEISPPVRVKNATLQRGLTNRHIQLIAIGGAIGTGLFMGSGKTISLAGPSIIFVYMIIGFVLFFVMRAMGELLLSNLEYKSFSDFAGDLLGPWAGFFVGWTYWFCWVITGIADIVAITSYISYWAPNFPEWGTSFICVLTLLILNLATVKLFGEMEFWFSMIKITAIVSLIIVGIVLISIGFESPAGHTAALENIWNDGGMFPKGLSGFFAGFQIAIFAFVGIELVGTAAAETRNPEKSLPKAINAIPIRIITFYVLALAIIMSVTPWRSILADKSPFVELFVMIGIPAAASLVNFVVLTAAASSANSGIFSTSRMLFGLSKEGEAPKQFSQLSKRAVPANGLLFTSLCLSCGIILIYFIPDVMHVFTLVTTVSALLFMFIWSMILCSYLAYRKKRPQLHEKSIYKMPLGIIMSWLCLAFFAFMTVLLAFEHDTRQALSVTPLWFIALAVGYQYVKKNKQKNAVQK, from the coding sequence ATGGAAGATCAAACAGAAATTTCTCCTCCCGTTAGAGTGAAAAATGCCACTCTACAGCGCGGGCTAACAAATCGTCATATTCAATTAATTGCTATTGGTGGTGCTATCGGTACTGGTCTATTTATGGGATCAGGGAAAACCATTTCGTTAGCTGGGCCATCAATTATTTTTGTCTATATGATAATTGGCTTTGTCTTGTTCTTTGTAATGAGAGCCATGGGCGAGCTGTTATTATCGAATTTAGAATATAAGTCATTTAGTGATTTTGCTGGTGATTTATTAGGGCCGTGGGCTGGCTTCTTTGTCGGTTGGACATATTGGTTTTGCTGGGTCATTACGGGTATTGCCGATATTGTGGCTATAACTTCTTATATTAGTTATTGGGCACCTAATTTTCCTGAATGGGGCACATCCTTTATTTGTGTACTGACATTACTTATTTTAAATTTAGCGACAGTCAAGCTCTTCGGAGAAATGGAATTCTGGTTCTCCATGATAAAAATAACCGCAATTGTCTCTTTAATTATTGTAGGTATTGTTCTTATCAGTATTGGATTTGAATCTCCAGCAGGGCACACTGCCGCACTAGAAAATATTTGGAATGATGGAGGAATGTTCCCCAAAGGACTAAGTGGTTTTTTTGCTGGATTCCAAATTGCTATTTTTGCTTTTGTTGGGATTGAATTAGTCGGTACCGCTGCTGCAGAAACGCGTAATCCAGAAAAATCCTTACCAAAAGCTATTAACGCTATTCCTATCCGTATTATTACTTTTTACGTATTAGCATTAGCCATTATTATGTCGGTAACTCCATGGCGTTCTATTTTGGCAGATAAAAGCCCATTCGTTGAGCTATTTGTTATGATAGGAATACCAGCAGCAGCGAGTTTAGTAAACTTTGTTGTATTAACAGCCGCTGCTTCTTCTGCGAATAGTGGGATATTTTCCACAAGCCGAATGTTATTCGGTTTATCTAAAGAAGGTGAAGCGCCAAAACAGTTTAGTCAATTATCTAAGCGTGCAGTACCTGCGAATGGGCTGTTATTTACTAGCTTATGCCTGTCATGTGGAATTATATTAATTTACTTTATTCCTGATGTTATGCACGTATTTACCTTGGTAACAACAGTCTCGGCGTTATTATTTATGTTTATTTGGAGTATGATTTTATGCTCTTATTTGGCATATCGTAAAAAACGTCCACAATTGCATGAGAAGTCTATTTATAAAATGCCTTTGGGAATTATTATGTCGTGGCTATGTCTTGCATTTTTTGCATTTATGACAGTGCTATTAGCCTTTGAACATGATACTCGCCAAGCATTAAGTGTGACTCCACTGTGGTTTATTGCATTAGCAGTTGGTTATCAATACGTTAAGAAGAACAAACAGAAAAATGCTGTTCAAAAATAA